One window from the genome of Desulfonatronum sp. SC1 encodes:
- a CDS encoding HAD hydrolase-like protein, giving the protein MPTKKTIFYNRFLAEGRAGPRPSVRRLIREARDRGTILAIATTTSRVNVQTLLERCFPESEGSWAVLVCGEDVRRKKPDPEVYLLALGDSENGIRAAVAAGIPPWPFPVPTRCWMRLTGRLAWLTILASQRRPVPVSKVRKD; this is encoded by the coding sequence ATGCCCACAAAAAAAACCATTTTCTACAACCGGTTCCTGGCCGAAGGTCGGGCCGGGCCGCGACCTAGCGTCCGGCGGTTGATCCGCGAAGCCCGGGACAGGGGGACGATCCTGGCCATTGCCACGACCACTTCCAGGGTCAATGTCCAGACCCTCCTGGAGCGTTGTTTCCCGGAATCGGAGGGCTCTTGGGCCGTCCTGGTTTGCGGCGAGGATGTCCGGAGGAAGAAGCCGGATCCGGAAGTCTACCTGCTGGCCCTGGGAGACTCTGAAAACGGCATCCGGGCCGCCGTTGCCGCGGGCATCCCCCCCTGGCCGTTCCCAGTTCCTACACGCTGTTGGATGCGTTTGACGGGGCGATTGGCGTGGTTGACCATCTTGGCGAGTCAACGACGCCCTGTACCCGTCTCCAAGGTCCGGAAGGACTAG
- a CDS encoding RuBisCO large subunit C-terminal-like domain-containing protein, which yields MSTTETKHPGESTLINRPAHGAVTSPHSKRGYTAFVHCKMARLQGSSGIHTGTMGFGKMEGSSGDKIIAYMLERDEARGPYFNQPWWGMKATTPMISGGMNALRLPGFFDNLGHANFCQTSGGGAFGHLDGPTAGAKSLRQTYEAWAAGTDLVTYAKEHPELARAFESFAHDSDAFYPEWRKQLGMKA from the coding sequence TTGTCCACAACAGAGACCAAGCACCCTGGCGAATCAACCCTCATCAACAGGCCCGCTCACGGTGCGGTCACGTCCCCTCATTCCAAGCGCGGCTACACGGCGTTCGTTCACTGCAAAATGGCCCGGCTCCAGGGCTCTTCCGGCATCCACACCGGAACCATGGGCTTCGGCAAGATGGAAGGCAGTTCCGGAGACAAGATCATTGCCTACATGCTGGAACGGGATGAAGCCCGGGGGCCCTATTTCAACCAGCCCTGGTGGGGTATGAAGGCCACCACGCCGATGATTTCCGGAGGAATGAACGCTCTGCGCCTGCCCGGCTTTTTCGACAACCTGGGCCATGCCAACTTCTGCCAGACCTCCGGCGGCGGTGCCTTCGGACACCTGGACGGCCCCACGGCCGGGGCCAAATCGTTGCGCCAGACCTACGAGGCCTGGGCCGCGGGCACGGATCTGGTTACCTACGCCAAGGAACATCCGGAACTGGCTCGGGCTTTTGAATCTTTTGCCCACGACTCGGACGCTTTCTACCCGGAATGGCGGAAACAGTTGGGCATGAAAGCATAG
- a CDS encoding LysR family transcriptional regulator: protein MPRMDDLIRHATLRQLQIFAAVAKQESFSRAAESLYLTQPSVSMQVAKLSRTLGHPLFEHVGKKLTLTEAGQVVLTLCGDIFDALNRAQMTLADMSGLKQGRFRLCVVTTAEYFAPRVLGAFSERYP from the coding sequence ATGCCTCGTATGGACGACCTGATCCGTCATGCCACCCTGCGCCAATTGCAAATTTTTGCCGCGGTGGCCAAGCAGGAGAGTTTTTCCCGGGCCGCGGAAAGCCTTTATCTGACCCAGCCCTCCGTATCCATGCAGGTGGCCAAGCTGTCCAGGACCCTGGGCCACCCTCTCTTTGAACACGTGGGCAAGAAGCTGACCCTGACCGAGGCCGGACAGGTGGTCTTGACATTGTGCGGGGATATCTTCGACGCCTTGAACCGGGCCCAGATGACCCTGGCCGACATGTCCGGATTGAAGCAGGGCCGGTTCAGGCTCTGCGTGGTGACCACGGCCGAATATTTCGCTCCGCGCGTTCTTGGTGCATTTTCCGAACGGTACCCCTAA
- a CDS encoding LysR substrate-binding domain-containing protein — MDLELLVLNRHVLLSRLRENLDDLYILGQPPEGLDVTATAFLSNPQIPLAAHHHHLAGQKNIPLRVFAQEPMIIREAGSGTRKAVERFFQQAGLRLWIKMELGSNEAIKQAVAGGLGVTILSRHCISLAGDTPLLAVLDVQGLPMQRQWHLVSPRAKELSPLAKAFSEFLLTSATRLEGSWNRDFEAVAIGSPVARPGE, encoded by the coding sequence GTGGACCTGGAACTGCTTGTCCTGAATCGGCATGTTCTTTTGTCCAGATTGCGGGAAAACCTGGACGACCTGTACATTCTGGGACAACCGCCGGAAGGGCTGGACGTCACGGCCACGGCATTCTTGAGCAACCCGCAGATACCTCTGGCGGCGCACCATCACCATTTGGCGGGGCAAAAAAACATCCCCTTGCGGGTCTTTGCCCAGGAACCAATGATCATCCGCGAAGCGGGATCCGGTACGCGCAAGGCCGTGGAGCGATTTTTTCAGCAGGCGGGACTGCGTCTATGGATCAAGATGGAGCTGGGGAGCAACGAGGCCATCAAACAGGCCGTAGCCGGCGGGCTGGGGGTGACCATTCTCTCCCGGCACTGCATCAGCCTGGCCGGGGATACGCCGCTGCTGGCCGTACTGGACGTCCAGGGCCTGCCCATGCAACGCCAATGGCACCTGGTCTCCCCCCGCGCCAAGGAACTCTCTCCTCTGGCCAAGGCCTTCTCGGAGTTTCTGTTGACGTCGGCAACACGGCTTGAAGGCTCCTGGAACCGCGATTTCGAGGCCGTTGCCATAGGTTCCCCCGTTGCCCGGCCCGGAGAGTAG
- a CDS encoding MFS transporter codes for MFQFLSRHLPAVLRVNPRLALFALGATAASGFGQTFFVSFFGAEIRQAFDLTHTAYGSLYSGATLCSALLLLRFGGLVDTWSLPRVTALAIGILAGGCLLIGFAPGALVLAAGFVCIRFGGQGMISHIGMTTAARYFAAHRGRAVALAAMGFPLAEAVLPAGAALLLLWVGWRAPWVVGAALLCLLILPVLILLSRGAPPPQAVAAKTASGTSLATDRSRFSRRDVLRDPGYYLILPATLLTPFTVTALFFHQMAFADELGWSLELLAAGFSVYAACHLGALFIAGPLVDRLGAARALPLALIPIITGLVLLASVPSPLIVHAYLGMVGATQGLAATASGAIWAERYGVLHLGAIRSMNQAVMVVSTAVSPILLGFFLDKHVGITTLALWLAGCAALAALLARLGAWLEGRGLAR; via the coding sequence ATGTTCCAGTTTCTCTCCCGCCACCTCCCAGCCGTCTTGCGGGTCAATCCCCGGCTGGCCCTGTTCGCTCTGGGGGCCACCGCGGCTTCCGGGTTCGGCCAGACGTTTTTCGTCTCGTTTTTTGGCGCGGAAATCCGACAGGCCTTTGACCTGACCCATACGGCCTACGGCAGCCTGTACAGCGGGGCCACCCTGTGCAGCGCCCTGCTGCTCCTGCGGTTCGGCGGCCTGGTGGACACCTGGTCGCTGCCCAGAGTGACGGCTCTGGCCATCGGAATTCTGGCCGGAGGGTGCCTGCTGATCGGGTTTGCTCCGGGCGCTTTGGTGCTGGCCGCGGGGTTCGTCTGCATTCGCTTCGGCGGGCAGGGCATGATTTCGCATATCGGGATGACCACGGCGGCCCGGTACTTCGCGGCCCATCGAGGCCGGGCCGTGGCCCTGGCAGCCATGGGTTTTCCCCTGGCCGAGGCCGTGTTGCCGGCCGGGGCCGCGCTGCTTCTGCTCTGGGTCGGCTGGCGGGCGCCCTGGGTCGTGGGCGCGGCGCTGCTGTGTCTGCTGATTCTGCCGGTGCTGATCCTATTGTCCCGAGGAGCGCCGCCGCCCCAGGCCGTGGCGGCCAAGACCGCGTCGGGAACGAGTTTGGCCACGGACCGCAGCCGGTTCAGCCGCCGGGACGTGCTTCGCGACCCTGGCTACTACCTGATTCTACCCGCCACGCTGCTGACCCCGTTCACGGTCACGGCCCTGTTTTTTCATCAGATGGCCTTTGCCGATGAACTGGGCTGGTCCCTGGAACTGCTGGCCGCCGGGTTTTCCGTCTACGCGGCCTGCCACCTCGGTGCGTTGTTCATCGCCGGGCCGTTGGTGGATCGCCTGGGCGCGGCCCGGGCCCTGCCTCTGGCCCTGATCCCGATCATCACCGGCCTGGTGCTGCTGGCCTCGGTTCCCTCTCCTTTGATCGTCCATGCCTATCTGGGAATGGTCGGGGCCACCCAGGGGCTGGCCGCCACGGCTTCCGGCGCGATCTGGGCGGAGCGCTACGGTGTCCTCCATCTCGGCGCGATCCGTTCCATGAACCAGGCGGTCATGGTCGTGTCCACGGCGGTATCCCCGATCCTGCTGGGATTCTTTCTGGATAAGCATGTCGGGATCACTACCCTGGCGCTGTGGCTGGCCGGGTGCGCGGCCCTGGCCGCGCTGCTGGCCAGGCTGGGGGCCTGGCTGGAAGGGCGAGGGCTGGCCCGGTAG